In Jaculus jaculus isolate mJacJac1 chromosome 4, mJacJac1.mat.Y.cur, whole genome shotgun sequence, a single genomic region encodes these proteins:
- the LOC123460140 gene encoding N-alpha-acetyltransferase 11-like, with the protein MNIRSARPEDLMNMQHCNLLCLPENYQMKYYFYHGLSWPQLSYIAEDEDGKIVGYVLAKMEEDPDDVPHGHITSLAVKRSHRRLGLAQKLMDQASRAMIENFSAKYVSLHVRKSNRAALHLYSNTLNFQVHKVEPKYYADGEDAYAMKRDLSQMADELRRQQVLKKGKYVVLGSRDNQETQESLAGSDRGGDGKDGADAQDSSEDLDFTS; encoded by the coding sequence ATGAACATCCGCAGTGCTCGGCCCGAAGACCTGATGAACATGCAGCACTGcaacctcctctgcctccctgagaacTACCAGATGAAGTATTATTTCTACCACGGCCTCTCGTGGCCCCAGCTCTCCTACATAGCTGAGGACGAGGACGGCAAGATCGTGGGCTATGTCCTGGCCAAAATGGAGGAGGATCCTGATGATGTCCCGCATGGACATATCACCTCCCTGGCTGTGAAACGCTCACACCGGCGCCTTGGTTTGGCCCAGAAGCTGATGGACCAGGCCTCACGGGCCATGATTGAGAACTTTAGCGCCAAATATGTGTCCCTGCATGTCAGGAAGAGCAACCGAGCAGCGTTGCACCTCTATTCTAATACCCTCAACTTCCAGGTCCATAAAGTGGAACCCAAGTACTATGCAGACGGGGAAGATGCGTATGCCATGAAGCGGGATCTCTCCCAGATGGCGGATGAGCTGAGACGGCAGCAGGTGCTGAAGAAGGGCAAATACGTGGTTCTGGGTTCCAGGGACAACCAGGAGACTCAGGAGAGCCTAGCTGGCAGTGATCGTGGGGGTGACGGCAAAGATGGTGCCGATGCCCAGGACAGCTCGGAAGACTTGGACTTCACCTCCTAG